DNA sequence from the Armatimonadota bacterium genome:
CTGGACGATTGCAGACGGCAAGTCGCCCGTCGCAAAGGCCTCTGCAAACACATCCTTGGCGACGCGACCGGTGATCGCGTTCGATTCGATCAGTTTTATCAGCTCGACCAGGTGGTTGGGGGTCGCCTTGGCGGCGTCGATAAGAACCCCCGTCTCGTTGAGTTTGGCCGCCAGATCGCCCGTGATCCAGTTGGCGGCGGTCTTTGCATCCGCCCCAAGAGCGATGCAGGCCTCGAAATACTCCGCGGTCGCTCGGTCGGCGGTCAGCACGCCGGCATCGTAGGCCGAAAGCGCGTACTCGCTCTGATAGCGCTCGAGTTTGGCCAGCGGCAGCTCGGGCAAGGTCGAACGAATCTCCTCGATCCATTCGGACGTGATTCTGATAGGCGTCAAATCCGGCTCGGGGAAATAGCGGTAGTCCTGCTCGTGCTCTTTGACCCGCATCACAAAACTGTTTCCGAGGGCCTCGTTCCACCCTCGCGTTTCTTGGATTATCCTGCCGCCTGCCTTGAGTTCGGCAATCTGTCGCTCGATCTCGTATTCGATCCCTCGCTGCACGGACCGGAAAGAGTTTAAGTTCTTGAGTTCGGTCTTTACGCCATACTCCGACGAGCCGAACGGACGAACGCTGATATTGGGTTCGCAACGGAGCTGGCCGGCCTCCATTCTCGCTTCGCTCGCTCCGATATAGGTCAAAATCGCCCGGAGTTGGACCAGGTACTCCTTGGCCTCTTCTGCGTTCTCGATGTCGGGCGGAAACTCGGTTACAATCTCCATCAATGGCATGCCGCACCGGTTAAAATCGACCTCGCTTTCGCCGGGAATCAGGTGCAAGAGCTTCCCCGTGTCCTCTTCCAGATGAACGCGGCGAATATGGATCTTCTTTTTGCCGTTTGCTGTCGGGATTTCCAGCCAGCCGTGCTGTCCGATAGGATGCAAGTCGCCGTATTGCGAGATTTGGTAGCCCTTTGGAAGATCCGGGTAGAAGTAGTTCTTGCGATAAAACTCGGTCAACGGAGCGATCTGGCAGTTAAGGGCAAGGGAGGTTCGGATAACGTGCTCAACGGCGCGCTTGTTCGCGATGGGCAGGGCCCCAGGCAGGCCCAGGCAAACCGGACAGACGTTCGTGTTGGGCTTTTCGCCAAACGATGTCGGGCAGGCGCAGAACATTTTGCTCTTGGTTAAGAGCTGGGCGTGCACCTCCATGCCGACGCTGCCGACATATTCCATCCGCCCGATTCTACCTAAGCGCCGGGTATACTAACCGTCCGAACATTTAGCGGAGGGGCAGCATGGCACGAGTTTGCGACATTTGCGGCAAAGGCAACCAATTTGGACAGAACATAAGACACCGACACTCGGGAGCATGGAAGTTTCGAGCGCCGCGCACCAAGCGCACATGGCTGCCGAACCTTCAAAGCGCCCGAGTTTTGCTGGCGAACGGCGCGGCCAAAAGACTCAAAGTCTGCACCTCTTGTCTGAAAAAGGGCAAGATCGTTCGCGCCATTTAGAGAATGACTCCACAACCGTACGACCGACTGGTCGAACGGATTCGGTCTCCCCATAGGCTGCTGCGCGACGAGCCTATGTCGAAACACAGCGCATTGAGGGTCGGCGGCCCCGCCGACCTTTTTTATCAGGCAACCGACCTGGATGAGTTTGCCGAACTAACGGCCACTGCGCAACAACTGAACATCCCGATCTTCGTCATCGGGCACGGAAGCAACATCCTGGTCAGCGACAAAGGAGTGCGAGCGCTGGTCATCTATAACGGCTGCGAGAAGATTGTGCCGGGAGAGGAGTCTTACGCCGAAACAGGGGCGCCGTTCAAGGAAGTGTTCCTCAAGAACGCGCAAGCAGGATTGAGCGGACTGGAGTTTGCAGTGGGCATCCCCGGCACCCTGGGCGGAGCGCTCGTCAGCAATGCCGGCGCTTATCGCAAAAATATCGCCGATCTGCTGATCGACTTGCAAGTAGTCTATCAAGGAGAACGGCTGACCGTCTCGCCCGACTGGATGCAGTTCTCTTACCGAGACAGTCGGCTGAGACAGAATCCGGCTCTGCCCATCGCGCTCTTAGCGGTCAGGATGAAGCTGGCGCCAAGGGATACGCGCAAGATTTTTGCCGAAGCCCGAGAGTACCAACGGCGCAGAATCCTCAGCCAGCCGCCCGGCCCGAGCGTCGGAAGTTTCTTCAAGAACGTCTACGACAACGCGCTGGCCGAGAAGATTGTCGAACTGCCCGAGGGCCATAAAGCCGCAGGCGTAGTGCCCGCAGGCTACTTGATCCAAGCGTGCGGATTGAAAGGCCTGCGATTGGGGGGAGCGGGCTTTAGCGGAAAGCACGCCAACTTCATCCTCAACTTTGGCGGCGCGACAGCCAGCGAGATCAAGAAACTGGCTTCGATGGCCAAGAAGGCCGTTTATGACAAGTTTGGGGCAATGCTGGAAGAAGAAGCCCTCTACGTGGGCGAAGAAGACGAACAGCCATAATCTAGATCGATGCCATCCGAACCCCGAAGCTACCTGATCGATATGGACGGCGTGTTGGTTCATGGCCGTACCCCGATTCCGGGCGCGAAGGAGTTCTTAGCTAAGCTCAAGGCGGGAGGCCATCGATTTCTTGTCCTGACCAACAATCCGCGCTACACGCCTGGAGACCTTTCCTATCGCCTCGGCGCTGGCGGATTGGACGTGCCGGCCAGTCAGATTTTCACCTCGGCTATGGCGATGGCGCTCTTTCTCAAAAGCCAGCGGCCGAGCGGCACCGTGTTTGCGATCGGCGACAGCGGCCTGACTTCGGCGCTGCACGAGGCCGGTTACATCCTGACCGATCACCATCCCGACTACGTAGCGCTGGGCGAGACCGATTCGTTCGACATGGCGCTCATCACCAAGGCCATTCGCTTGGTCAAGGCTGGCTCGCGCTTTGTGGCGACCAATCCCGATCCTTCTGGGCCGGCGGAGGCGGGCATTGTGCCGGCCTGCGGCGCGGTCGCGGCCATGATTCAAACGGCCTCGGGCGTCGCGCCGTTCTTTGTGGGCAAGCCAAACCCTTTGATGATGCGGATGGCGCTGAACTATATCGGCGCGCACAGCGAGAACACCACCATGATCGGCGACCGGATGGACACGGACATTATCGCCGGAGTTGAGACGGGCTTAGAGACGGTGCTGGCGCTGACGGGCATCGCCACTCGAGAGGACGCGCTCCGCTACCCCTTCCTGCCGACCCGCATCATAGAGTCGATCGCCGAGTTAGACCCGTAGGTATAATCGCCATCGTGAAGCATCTTCCAATCCTGCTCGCGCTCTTTGCGTTCGTCGTCTGCCAGGATCGCGCTCAAATAGAGCGGCGAGAGACGTTCGAGATCGTCTGGAGCCGCGTCAACGACAAATTCTACGATCTGACCTTCAACGGCGTCGATTGGAACAAAGTCAAGACCGACTACGCGCCTAAGGTGGAGCAGGTCAAGGACGATGCCGAGTTCTACGCCCTGATGACGCAGATGCTGGGCGAGCTGAACGCGTCGCACTTTGGGATCATCGGGCCGGGAGCCATCGACATTGACGAGGTGATGTCGCGCAAGGGCGATGGCGAAACGGGGCTTGTAGTAAGAGACATTGGCGGCAAAGCCGTAGTTGCGCAAGTGGCTGACGGATCGGCGGCCGAAAAAGCCGGAATCAAGCCAGGATTTGAAATCGTCAAGATCGATTCGTCTGAAGTGGCTAGGCTAAGAGAACGGCTCTATACGCGCAAAGAACGAGAACCGATTCTAAAGTTCTTGTTCGCCATGGCGATCGAGAGCCGAATGTCAGGAAAGACGGGCGACAAGATCGAGTTGGAGTGCATCGACCTCTCTGGCGTTTCAAAGACCATCGAGATCGAATTGCAGAGGCCAAGAGGCGAACTGGTGCGCTTTGCCGAGCTTCCCCCAATACGCGCCATTCATGAGAGCAAGAAACTCCCCAACGGCATGGGCTATGTCCGATTCAACATCTTTCTGATGCCGCTGCTAGAGCCGGTCAAAAAAGCCATCGCCGAGCACAGCGCCGCTTCTGGACTGATCATCGACTTGCGCGGCAACATGGGCGGATTGGGCGCGATGGCGATGCCGATCGCCGGAATGCTGTTCAAGGAACGCAAAGAGCTGGGCGCCATGAAGATGCGCACTGGCGAGATTCGGTTTCTGGCTTATCCTCAGGAGCAATACTACGGCGGCCCTGTTGCGATCTTGGTCGACGAAACCTCGGCCAGCACATCGGAGATACTGGCCGCAGGACTGCAGGAGTTGAGCCGGGCGATCGTAGTCGGCAACCCTTCTGCCGGGGCGGTGCTGCCATCGGTCGTGGAGCGACTGCCCAATGGCGCCCGGCTGCAGTATGCTTTCGCCGATTTCCGAACCCCTAAAGGCGTGCTTTTAGAGGGAAAGGGCGTAAAGCCAGATGTAGTAGTAAACCTAACCAAGGAATCGCTTTCGAGCGGCAAAGACCCCGTGCTCGAGGCGGCTATCGAAGCGCTGTCCAAGAAACAATAGGAGAAAAAGAGATGAGAAGACACGTGTTCGTACTGTGGTTCGCCCTTTTGGGCTTGAGCGCAGGCGCCCAGACGCCGACCGTCGAGTCGATAATGGACAAGTATATAGAAGCCTCTGGCGGCCGCGAGGCGATGCAGGCGGTTAAGTCGATGCGCTTAAGCGGCAAACTCACCATCAAAAATCAAGGCATAACCGGCGCGATGGAAATCTCGTTCAAAGCGCCCAACAAAGTTTTCGTCAAGCAGGACATCACGGGCATCGGCTCGGTTCAGCAGGGCTTTGACGGCAAGACAGGATGGGCGCAGGATCCCTTCTCTGGCCTGCGCGATCTAGAGGGCGCCG
Encoded proteins:
- the gatB gene encoding Asp-tRNA(Asn)/Glu-tRNA(Gln) amidotransferase subunit GatB, with the protein product MEYVGSVGMEVHAQLLTKSKMFCACPTSFGEKPNTNVCPVCLGLPGALPIANKRAVEHVIRTSLALNCQIAPLTEFYRKNYFYPDLPKGYQISQYGDLHPIGQHGWLEIPTANGKKKIHIRRVHLEEDTGKLLHLIPGESEVDFNRCGMPLMEIVTEFPPDIENAEEAKEYLVQLRAILTYIGASEARMEAGQLRCEPNISVRPFGSSEYGVKTELKNLNSFRSVQRGIEYEIERQIAELKAGGRIIQETRGWNEALGNSFVMRVKEHEQDYRYFPEPDLTPIRITSEWIEEIRSTLPELPLAKLERYQSEYALSAYDAGVLTADRATAEYFEACIALGADAKTAANWITGDLAAKLNETGVLIDAAKATPNHLVELIKLIESNAITGRVAKDVFAEAFATGDLPSAIVQREGLTQIADNDALVAIARKVIEANPDAAANYRNGKETAMGFLKGQAMKETRGRANPQAIEEALKRELSQ
- a CDS encoding 50S ribosomal protein L28, with translation MARVCDICGKGNQFGQNIRHRHSGAWKFRAPRTKRTWLPNLQSARVLLANGAAKRLKVCTSCLKKGKIVRAI
- the murB gene encoding UDP-N-acetylmuramate dehydrogenase produces the protein MTPQPYDRLVERIRSPHRLLRDEPMSKHSALRVGGPADLFYQATDLDEFAELTATAQQLNIPIFVIGHGSNILVSDKGVRALVIYNGCEKIVPGEESYAETGAPFKEVFLKNAQAGLSGLEFAVGIPGTLGGALVSNAGAYRKNIADLLIDLQVVYQGERLTVSPDWMQFSYRDSRLRQNPALPIALLAVRMKLAPRDTRKIFAEAREYQRRRILSQPPGPSVGSFFKNVYDNALAEKIVELPEGHKAAGVVPAGYLIQACGLKGLRLGGAGFSGKHANFILNFGGATASEIKKLASMAKKAVYDKFGAMLEEEALYVGEEDEQP
- a CDS encoding HAD family hydrolase, translated to MPSEPRSYLIDMDGVLVHGRTPIPGAKEFLAKLKAGGHRFLVLTNNPRYTPGDLSYRLGAGGLDVPASQIFTSAMAMALFLKSQRPSGTVFAIGDSGLTSALHEAGYILTDHHPDYVALGETDSFDMALITKAIRLVKAGSRFVATNPDPSGPAEAGIVPACGAVAAMIQTASGVAPFFVGKPNPLMMRMALNYIGAHSENTTMIGDRMDTDIIAGVETGLETVLALTGIATREDALRYPFLPTRIIESIAELDP